A genomic window from Sulfurospirillum diekertiae includes:
- a CDS encoding AI-2E family transporter, protein MNEHRFFLTAIFLAVLFSIIKLYEPFLMIITIASLLAMATYTINLQLYKLTKSKHLSALLSTVFLSILLFGPIVYTITSIGGIVNNFDFSMIERVQTYLRTLDYHLPAPLAFMQSTLDDFISNLNIAQISTTALSYLGSIGKNSAGFLKDMLLIVVFFFFALLNGKDLIDYFKSVMPIEEKEVNFVFSEVTNVMSVVFYSILFSAIFQGALFSFIGMYFGYDGLLLGIFYGFASLIPIVGGALMWIPLCAIEVAHGNTTTAIIIATYSIVVISIIADTFIKPLIIKYINDKMVKTPTAVNELLIFFAIFAGLTTFGFWGMILGPAITTLFLSLLKLYKLLKEKHYM, encoded by the coding sequence ATGAATGAACATCGCTTTTTTTTAACAGCCATTTTCTTAGCCGTTTTATTTTCTATTATCAAGCTGTATGAACCTTTTTTGATGATTATTACCATTGCTTCACTTCTCGCTATGGCAACGTATACGATTAACCTGCAGTTATATAAATTGACAAAAAGTAAACATCTATCGGCTCTTTTGTCAACGGTTTTTTTATCCATTTTACTGTTTGGACCTATTGTTTATACTATCACTTCGATTGGTGGAATAGTCAACAATTTTGATTTTTCGATGATCGAAAGAGTACAAACATATCTGCGAACACTTGATTATCACCTTCCTGCGCCACTGGCATTTATGCAATCAACCTTGGATGATTTTATCAGCAATCTTAATATCGCTCAAATCTCTACGACTGCCCTTTCCTATCTTGGATCAATCGGTAAAAATAGTGCTGGCTTTTTAAAAGACATGCTCCTCATCGTTGTCTTTTTCTTCTTTGCACTGCTCAATGGCAAAGACCTCATTGATTATTTTAAAAGCGTGATGCCTATTGAGGAAAAAGAGGTTAATTTTGTCTTTTCTGAGGTTACCAATGTCATGAGTGTTGTTTTCTATTCTATTTTATTTAGTGCAATCTTTCAAGGGGCACTCTTTTCGTTCATTGGTATGTACTTTGGTTATGATGGATTATTGTTAGGAATTTTTTATGGGTTTGCATCTCTTATCCCCATTGTGGGTGGAGCACTCATGTGGATTCCACTCTGTGCCATCGAAGTGGCGCATGGCAATACGACAACCGCGATTATCATTGCAACCTATTCGATTGTAGTGATTTCTATCATCGCCGATACATTTATTAAACCACTTATTATCAAGTACATCAATGACAAAATGGTTAAAACGCCTACTGCCGTTAATGAACTCTTGATTTTCTTTGCTATTTTTGCAGGACTTACAACCTTTGGTTTTTGGGGAATGATATTAGGCCCTGCGATTACGACACTCTTTTTATCACTTTTAAAACTCTACAAACTGCTCAAAGAGAAGCATTACATGTAA
- a CDS encoding dynamin family protein — protein MSLLESFVTSYKEHFLKVVPTFDATLLGALKKVQYVLLEEQQLPSIQLKKALDRLQMRSEEPMKVAITGQFSSGKSTFLNALLAKNILPTGITPVTSKVNYIRYGEEFKIRVRYKDGRDEYHDINTIAHFTDQREHVEDIAYLVLYAPLNILKDVVFVDTPGLNSQAASDTQTTEKVLKEVDGIIWLTLIDNAGKMSELQVLEEYLGKYQNKSLCVLNQKDKFTPQQIEETTNYVKTAFKEFFSDVIPISARQALESRSHDKKVMMEETLETFMHDLHVKLENGGEKLDFAQVEHDFKAYQTTLDSILQSDLGANLKLLEESNIDKVLDFIRNEIQPKSTQSKEFAITKEIKDITAKLIAQHQLFLSIYDELLGEIIRFEAEAKGLFTELKGKFSHDLKSAFMRIEQIIETIADAIYNQITTVTQIRYEAQKTGLFSKHQSYLPFEYQAPKINSDLIYKSLFYEENLIGKMFKQYVKNLGAIQNEVNDKNRLVYRSLEQGILKWQAPYEVIRKSEELHSDIEFANMRRFASKAYESILKPFNDEIASSYAKISSEFNHLSSAVSFNYQNATEVCVAFLENKIEKSAKLYEENPTKFSLYTPKLDEIKERLRTSFHLYELENMMNTRNTFLNKDYDRLISQFTAIKEEKVAFLEERKARHHKIIEQIETLVKEIV, from the coding sequence ATGCTACGCTTTTGGGAGCTCTCAAAAAAGTGCAATATGTACTTCTTGAAGAGCAGCAACTCCCTTCTATCCAACTCAAAAAAGCGTTAGATCGTCTTCAAATGCGCTCCGAAGAGCCGATGAAAGTTGCTATAACAGGGCAGTTTTCCAGTGGAAAATCAACGTTTCTCAATGCACTTTTAGCCAAAAATATTCTTCCCACAGGCATCACGCCCGTGACGTCCAAAGTCAATTATATTCGTTATGGTGAAGAGTTTAAAATCCGTGTGCGCTATAAAGACGGGCGTGATGAATACCATGACATCAACACGATTGCGCATTTTACAGACCAACGTGAGCATGTTGAAGACATCGCTTATCTTGTGCTTTATGCGCCACTCAACATCCTCAAAGATGTTGTATTTGTAGATACTCCAGGTCTTAACTCTCAAGCGGCGAGTGATACGCAAACGACTGAGAAAGTGCTCAAAGAAGTCGATGGCATTATCTGGTTGACACTCATCGATAATGCGGGAAAAATGAGTGAACTTCAAGTTTTGGAAGAGTACCTTGGCAAGTACCAAAACAAATCTCTTTGTGTTCTAAACCAAAAAGACAAATTTACGCCACAACAGATCGAAGAGACAACGAATTACGTGAAGACGGCTTTTAAAGAGTTTTTTAGTGATGTCATTCCTATCTCGGCACGTCAAGCGTTAGAGTCACGTAGTCACGACAAAAAAGTGATGATGGAAGAGACGCTTGAAACGTTTATGCATGATTTACATGTAAAGCTTGAAAACGGTGGTGAGAAGCTTGACTTTGCACAAGTTGAGCATGATTTTAAAGCGTATCAAACGACACTGGATTCGATCTTACAAAGTGATTTGGGTGCTAATCTTAAACTTTTGGAAGAGTCCAATATCGATAAAGTCTTGGATTTTATTCGCAACGAAATTCAACCCAAATCGACCCAATCCAAAGAGTTTGCTATTACCAAAGAGATTAAAGATATTACAGCCAAATTGATTGCGCAACACCAACTCTTTCTCTCTATTTACGATGAACTTTTAGGCGAAATTATCCGTTTTGAAGCTGAGGCAAAAGGTTTATTTACTGAACTAAAAGGTAAATTCTCACATGATCTGAAAAGTGCGTTTATGCGCATTGAGCAGATCATTGAGACCATTGCTGATGCCATTTACAATCAAATCACCACGGTAACACAAATACGTTATGAAGCGCAAAAAACAGGGCTTTTCAGTAAACACCAATCGTATCTGCCTTTTGAGTACCAAGCGCCGAAAATTAACTCTGATCTCATCTATAAAAGTCTTTTTTACGAAGAGAATTTGATTGGCAAAATGTTCAAACAGTACGTAAAAAATCTAGGCGCTATTCAAAATGAAGTCAACGATAAAAACCGTTTGGTGTACCGTTCATTAGAGCAGGGTATTTTGAAATGGCAAGCACCGTATGAGGTGATTCGTAAAAGTGAAGAGCTTCACTCCGACATCGAATTTGCCAATATGCGCCGTTTTGCTTCCAAGGCGTATGAGAGCATCTTAAAACCGTTTAACGATGAAATCGCTAGTTCCTACGCGAAGATCAGTTCCGAGTTTAACCATCTTAGTAGCGCGGTCAGTTTCAACTACCAAAATGCCACTGAAGTATGTGTAGCGTTTTTGGAGAACAAAATCGAAAAATCCGCTAAGCTCTACGAGGAAAATCCCACAAAATTTTCACTCTATACCCCCAAACTCGATGAGATTAAAGAGCGCCTTAGAACCTCATTTCATCTCTATGAGCTTGAAAATATGATGAACACACGAAACACATTCCTCAATAAAGATTATGACCGTTTAATCAGTCAATTTACGGCGATTAAAGAGGAAAAAGTAGCCTTTTTGGAAGAGCGAAAAGCACGTCATCATAAGATTATAGAGCAAATAGAAACGTTGGTGAAAGAGATAGTCTAG